From Leptospira limi, one genomic window encodes:
- a CDS encoding flagellar assembly protein FlaA: MIALRNTIILTLFLISPFHSEIIGESGIWREILLENFELSNFNASHLRTKLEKGTKLPEISLSNNFTAPIPGSKQALVLRIPKDANLPFSLYFPKPIEVNAFIKEISIPIYSSLSSGNLTLIIETQDAEVRQLNLTSLNYRGWKTITVSISKNFDQNDRVFLQKSSIRILGFFYLPYENNDPNQEVLIAIDDITAIVRDKYRPLRNKEILLED; this comes from the coding sequence ATGATTGCTTTAAGAAACACCATAATCCTAACACTTTTTCTCATTTCTCCATTCCATTCCGAAATCATTGGCGAGAGTGGCATTTGGAGAGAAATCCTTCTCGAAAATTTTGAACTTTCAAATTTCAATGCGAGCCATCTGCGCACAAAATTAGAAAAAGGAACAAAACTTCCCGAAATCAGCCTATCAAACAATTTTACAGCGCCCATTCCTGGATCCAAACAAGCGCTTGTACTTCGGATTCCAAAAGATGCCAATTTACCGTTTTCATTGTACTTTCCCAAACCCATTGAGGTGAATGCTTTCATTAAAGAGATCTCCATCCCGATTTACTCTTCTTTATCGAGTGGGAACCTAACACTGATCATAGAAACACAAGACGCAGAAGTGAGACAATTAAACTTAACCTCACTAAACTACCGTGGTTGGAAAACCATCACTGTTTCCATTTCAAAAAATTTTGACCAAAACGATCGAGTATTTCTACAAAAAAGTTCCATTCGTATTTTAGGATTCTTTTATTTACCGTATGAAAACAACGACCCTAACCAGGAAGTGCTAATCGCGATTGATGATATAACTGCTATTGTGCGAGATAAATATAGACCTCTCCGAAACAAAGAAATCCTATTAGAGGATTGA
- a CDS encoding Lsa36 family surface (lipo)protein, whose translation MKLSMIRTTLQFFAVLLFFLILFGKSFQLEAQVICGGAECSNIPSEYQLLGNFAGPALDRIYTNGFLRSMGENAVLQNLNANQSGGQNVPSYRLGLGYTIAKGQAKARDLYYENSELRNLPKEGVAASPSFSFTANLSQLFQTPYASRWNVTTHFFPYEFTEANIPFVKIRNTDVRGKIQNYGIMFRYFPESSGFSFGFGFFQTNQDLYLSSYDRRTTQFRIDGEKRRWLGINDLYYQSRISSFSFDVKYNWTIGILSITPGLGCVYNEGYTSIQVSRYAVISTRSNPDDFSTYPSVIGIRLATRYDHVSSFGYGSLGLRFGQGSFSVTTEVMAGREMQSANLSLNYQF comes from the coding sequence ATGAAACTCTCAATGATTCGCACCACCCTCCAATTTTTTGCAGTATTATTGTTCTTTCTCATTTTATTTGGAAAAAGTTTTCAATTAGAAGCACAAGTCATTTGCGGAGGGGCAGAATGTTCAAACATTCCTTCCGAATACCAACTCCTCGGAAATTTTGCGGGCCCCGCTTTAGATCGAATTTATACGAATGGTTTTCTTCGATCCATGGGAGAAAACGCAGTATTACAAAATCTGAATGCAAACCAATCAGGTGGCCAGAATGTTCCCTCTTACCGTTTGGGTTTAGGTTACACGATTGCAAAAGGACAAGCTAAAGCACGTGATTTGTATTATGAAAACTCTGAACTTAGAAATTTGCCAAAAGAAGGTGTCGCTGCGTCTCCTTCCTTCAGTTTTACAGCCAATCTGAGTCAATTGTTTCAAACTCCTTATGCCAGTCGTTGGAATGTCACAACTCATTTTTTCCCTTATGAATTTACGGAAGCAAATATTCCATTCGTAAAAATTCGTAATACGGACGTTAGGGGGAAGATCCAGAATTATGGAATTATGTTTCGTTATTTCCCAGAATCTTCTGGTTTTTCTTTTGGATTTGGATTTTTTCAAACAAACCAAGACTTATATTTAAGTTCGTATGATCGTAGAACCACTCAGTTCCGAATCGATGGCGAAAAACGAAGGTGGTTGGGAATCAATGATTTGTATTACCAATCTAGGATCTCTTCCTTTTCTTTTGATGTAAAATACAATTGGACAATTGGAATTTTATCTATCACACCTGGTTTGGGATGTGTATACAATGAAGGATATACTTCGATACAAGTGAGTCGGTATGCAGTGATTTCCACTCGATCCAATCCAGATGATTTTTCGACCTATCCGAGTGTGATTGGAATCCGACTCGCAACACGTTATGATCATGTTTCCAGTTTTGGATATGGAAGTTTAGGCTTACGATTTGGACAGGGAAGTTTTAGTGTGACTACGGAAGTGATGGCAGGGAGAGAAATGCAATCAGCAAATCTCTCCTTAAATTACCAATTTTAA
- a CDS encoding ComF family protein, with product MQKRDLIAKELFLSLKFQNEKQISNYFCIGWRQLAKFWKIDPPDCFVMVPSKPKPGPKPYHVACSLRNRLIRGLKIREDTSLRKVSKDKQSEKRFEERFFHAKKAFEFTKSDRIIEGLHVLLIDDIFTTGASLNEIARLYKLRGVRKVTCVVFLLSGVFESNGCSSQG from the coding sequence TTGCAAAAGAGAGATCTGATCGCCAAAGAACTTTTCCTTTCCTTAAAATTCCAAAATGAAAAACAAATCTCCAACTACTTCTGTATAGGTTGGAGGCAGTTGGCAAAATTTTGGAAAATCGACCCTCCCGATTGTTTTGTCATGGTTCCTTCCAAACCCAAACCTGGACCAAAACCTTACCATGTTGCCTGTTCTTTACGAAATCGGCTGATACGAGGCCTAAAAATAAGGGAAGATACGAGTCTTCGTAAGGTTTCAAAGGACAAACAGTCGGAGAAACGATTTGAAGAGAGATTTTTTCATGCAAAAAAGGCATTCGAATTCACAAAAAGTGATAGAATCATAGAAGGACTTCATGTTCTACTCATAGATGATATATTTACGACAGGTGCCTCACTCAATGAAATCGCTCGGTTGTACAAACTGAGAGGGGTAAGAAAGGTAACTTGCGTAGTTTTCTTGTTAAGCGGGGTGTTTGAATCGAATGGATGTTCAAGTCAAGGATGA
- the rdgB gene encoding RdgB/HAM1 family non-canonical purine NTP pyrophosphatase, translating into MTKKALAFASGSDHKRKEMQMLLSPLGYEVVTPKTLGINFEPVESESTFVGNSFIKSKELFRLTGLPSFADDSGICVDALFGEPGVYSARFGGPGLTDKERALYLLKKLGENPNRKAHYSCVVSYVDTIHQVSFEGKVEGVITPDYDEIGTYGFGYDPIFYYPNFGKRFSEVPEEEKNKVSHRKKAMELFLDWFQNIL; encoded by the coding sequence CTGACAAAAAAAGCGTTAGCATTTGCATCTGGAAGTGATCACAAACGAAAAGAAATGCAAATGTTACTCTCACCTTTGGGTTATGAGGTAGTCACACCAAAAACTTTAGGAATCAACTTCGAACCAGTAGAATCAGAATCCACTTTTGTTGGTAATTCATTTATCAAATCAAAGGAACTCTTTCGCCTAACGGGCCTTCCGTCATTCGCTGATGATTCTGGAATTTGTGTGGATGCTCTTTTTGGGGAACCAGGAGTGTATTCCGCAAGATTTGGTGGTCCTGGACTCACCGATAAGGAACGTGCTCTCTATTTACTCAAAAAATTAGGAGAGAATCCGAATCGAAAGGCACATTACAGCTGTGTTGTGAGTTACGTAGATACAATTCACCAAGTTTCCTTTGAAGGAAAGGTTGAAGGGGTCATCACCCCCGATTATGATGAAATTGGAACATATGGATTTGGGTATGATCCTATTTTTTATTATCCAAATTTCGGAAAACGGTTTTCAGAAGTCCCAGAAGAAGAAAAAAACAAAGTTTCACACCGAAAAAAAGCGATGGAACTATTTTTGGATTGGTTTCAAAATATCCTGTAA
- a CDS encoding tetratricopeptide repeat protein, with product MNCLTKCLYWFEKQWLVLTITFFLFPFCIFHPITAEPTEIFLPFPETWKEANPNVDEFKTPPSTANIQTKPKESSTVSNQTGNNTQTPTNSREVLSNPKDQISINTSLPTSGPSQEPKVQDKKKKKKEVIDPSKASFQKGKAYLSRDQKKSAEQEFADSYNKEGDSAKYSRTENTNLFGLDGKDKESSGLVEKQEDPDLKIKTQFELARSLDRIGNPESEEKAYKEYLKLVTEFPKHPELTPRAHYAMAILLIRKKEFRSAAHQLVNVIKNFKESEEFLPAHYYLGKIYESSWDERDLERSLKYYQLYLNGIDGKNPKPGYDFRKETRERLRVLGSSI from the coding sequence ATGAATTGTCTAACCAAATGTTTGTACTGGTTTGAAAAACAATGGTTAGTTTTAACCATTACCTTCTTCCTTTTTCCTTTTTGTATTTTTCATCCGATTACTGCTGAACCTACTGAGATTTTTTTACCTTTCCCTGAAACTTGGAAAGAAGCAAATCCAAATGTTGATGAATTCAAAACCCCACCTTCTACTGCTAACATCCAAACAAAACCAAAGGAATCTTCGACTGTTTCCAATCAAACTGGAAACAATACACAAACACCCACAAACTCGAGAGAAGTTCTTTCCAATCCTAAAGACCAAATTTCCATTAACACTTCTTTACCAACTTCGGGACCATCTCAAGAACCAAAGGTTCAAGACAAAAAGAAAAAAAAGAAGGAAGTGATCGATCCTTCCAAAGCTTCCTTTCAAAAAGGGAAGGCATATCTTTCCAGAGACCAAAAAAAATCAGCTGAACAAGAATTCGCTGATTCTTATAATAAAGAAGGTGATTCTGCAAAATACTCTCGCACTGAGAACACCAACTTATTTGGGTTAGATGGAAAGGATAAAGAATCTTCAGGTTTAGTTGAAAAACAAGAAGATCCTGATCTTAAGATTAAAACTCAATTTGAGTTAGCAAGATCTTTGGATCGGATTGGGAATCCAGAATCGGAAGAAAAAGCTTACAAAGAATATCTGAAGTTGGTCACTGAATTTCCAAAACACCCAGAACTCACACCTAGGGCACATTATGCGATGGCGATTTTATTAATTCGCAAAAAAGAATTCCGATCGGCGGCCCACCAATTGGTGAATGTGATCAAAAACTTCAAAGAGTCTGAAGAATTTTTACCAGCCCATTATTATTTAGGTAAAATTTACGAGAGCAGTTGGGATGAAAGAGATTTGGAACGTTCCTTAAAGTACTACCAATTGTATTTAAATGGGATTGATGGAAAAAATCCGAAACCTGGTTATGACTTTCGAAAGGAAACCCGAGAGAGATTACGGGTCCTAGGTTCATCTATTTAA
- a CDS encoding ATP-binding cassette domain-containing protein, protein MIQASGITVSFGKKPLFENVSIKFKPECRYGLIGANGSGKSTFMKVLAGILQPSAGSVVLDKDVKVGYLKQDHYEYENETVLGTVLRGNPELWNLMAERDAIYAKEDMTDEEGIRISEIEELFADMGGYEAESVAGELLEGLGIPTTAHNRPLNFLTGGFKLRVLLAQVLFLKPDVLLLDEPTNHLDIKTIHWLEELLINYEGVVIVISHDRHFINSVATHIADLDYNTIRVFPGNYDDFMIAAEQSREQLMNDSKRAKEKIADLQEFVSRFSANASKSKQATSRQKMIEKIKSDMVEVKPSSRVAPYIRFKAKRVLGKDVFEAINITKSYDGKPVIKDFSISITKGEKVGIVGTNGVGKTTLLKMLLKKLEPDSGQVKWGDSVETSFFPQDHREAMEPDADTLVEWLLRNSPQGTEVQEIRAILGRMLFSGDMANKSTTVLSGGEKSRMIIGKMILAGDNVIALDEPTNHLDLETIEALNYALSLFDGTVILVSHDREFISSLCTRIIEVTPEGIKDFKGNYEEFLEREGNDFYKRLTGGAILTP, encoded by the coding sequence ATGATCCAAGCTAGCGGCATTACAGTCTCCTTCGGGAAAAAACCCCTTTTTGAAAACGTTTCCATTAAATTCAAACCGGAGTGCCGTTATGGTCTAATCGGAGCCAATGGTTCGGGAAAATCGACCTTCATGAAGGTCCTGGCGGGCATTCTACAGCCCTCTGCAGGCTCTGTGGTCCTCGACAAGGACGTAAAAGTTGGGTATTTGAAGCAGGACCACTATGAATACGAAAATGAGACCGTCCTAGGCACTGTTTTACGAGGGAATCCTGAACTTTGGAACCTAATGGCAGAACGTGACGCTATTTATGCCAAAGAGGACATGACGGACGAAGAAGGGATCCGGATTTCCGAAATTGAAGAATTATTTGCCGATATGGGCGGATACGAAGCCGAATCGGTTGCGGGGGAACTTTTAGAAGGTCTTGGAATTCCTACCACTGCTCACAACCGTCCGCTTAACTTTTTAACAGGTGGGTTCAAATTACGAGTTCTACTTGCCCAAGTGTTATTTTTAAAACCAGATGTCCTTCTCCTAGACGAACCAACGAACCACTTAGATATCAAAACCATCCACTGGTTAGAAGAACTTCTCATCAATTATGAAGGTGTGGTCATCGTGATTTCCCACGACCGTCACTTTATCAACTCAGTTGCCACTCATATCGCTGACCTTGACTATAACACCATTCGAGTTTTCCCAGGGAACTACGACGACTTTATGATTGCTGCTGAACAATCCCGCGAACAACTCATGAATGACAGCAAAAGAGCAAAAGAAAAAATTGCCGACTTACAGGAGTTTGTTTCAAGATTCTCAGCTAACGCTAGTAAATCAAAACAAGCTACGTCTCGTCAAAAGATGATCGAAAAAATCAAATCTGATATGGTAGAAGTGAAACCTTCTTCAAGGGTAGCTCCTTACATTCGTTTCAAAGCAAAACGTGTGTTAGGAAAAGATGTCTTCGAAGCAATCAATATCACAAAGTCATATGATGGAAAACCAGTCATCAAAGACTTTAGCATTTCCATTACGAAAGGTGAGAAAGTGGGGATTGTTGGAACAAACGGTGTAGGTAAAACCACACTTCTTAAAATGTTATTAAAAAAATTGGAACCAGATTCTGGCCAAGTGAAATGGGGTGATTCGGTAGAAACATCTTTTTTCCCGCAGGACCATAGAGAAGCAATGGAACCAGATGCAGATACTCTGGTTGAATGGTTACTTCGCAATTCACCTCAAGGCACAGAAGTACAAGAGATTCGTGCAATTTTAGGTAGGATGCTTTTTTCAGGTGATATGGCCAACAAATCCACAACTGTGTTATCGGGTGGTGAAAAATCTCGTATGATCATTGGAAAAATGATCCTTGCTGGTGACAACGTAATCGCTCTTGACGAACCAACTAACCACTTAGACTTAGAAACGATCGAAGCACTCAACTACGCCTTATCTTTGTTTGATGGAACAGTGATATTGGTTTCGCATGATAGGGAGTTTATTTCCTCACTTTGTACTAGAATTATTGAAGTAACTCCAGAAGGAATCAAAGACTTCAAAGGAAATTACGAAGAATTTTTGGAAAGAGAAGGAAACGATTTTTACAAACGACTTACTGGGGGAGCAATCCTTACCCCTTAA
- a CDS encoding OmpA family protein, protein MARILLIILFLFGSGLTSSQSIKNGIQVLEGDLINTGHLLRTEKQVFRITSTTLQEELAYLSGKKVRMLCDVQGDGCSPIRYEIEPFETGKTPDWTLKKIPRYVTQGLFSFNPQCTPDGKILFWTALVREGGRSTQKIWASKRDQFGFWMAGEQLPSPLNNRYPSAVISALPGGNELFVFGNFGEDELLDQLKREMTQKSQLATREAANAKEFHIVLTKLENEYKERSEKIQNRAPLYKTRKTETGWSLPSPIPFPSFYNWYKKADNPNQQVFGGSALSSSGRTLIYSAQQKKNFGKLDLYVSLQNEAGIFEDGINLGNTLNTGEEEMAPFLAPDDRTLYFSSSGRKEGISIFIARRNGDSWTSWSEPQELSPNLRGVNFFSIPAVGNWAYVSREGELFMAAIPQHFQPDPVMVIKGKVVDEEGKPLSAFVQYESLLKKKTIGSTISDPTTGEFSLILPYDENYGFYGEKEGYLPVSQNLNLLGKEKEDKEKTVLLVLPKVRKGNQIVMNNLFFAFRSADFAKESEPELDRLAGILKKTSNLKVLIEGHTDNVGTKVANQKLSLGRANSVAVYLKSKHKIEEARISVVGLGPSTPIADNATEEGRAVNRRVVFKILEE, encoded by the coding sequence ATGGCACGGATTCTACTCATCATTCTCTTCCTTTTTGGGAGCGGACTCACCAGTTCGCAAAGTATAAAAAATGGAATCCAGGTTTTGGAGGGAGACCTCATCAATACAGGCCATCTCTTGCGAACTGAAAAACAAGTATTCCGAATCACGAGTACAACCTTACAAGAAGAACTCGCTTATCTAAGTGGGAAGAAAGTACGGATGTTATGCGATGTGCAAGGGGATGGATGTTCGCCCATTCGATATGAAATTGAACCATTTGAAACGGGAAAAACTCCTGATTGGACCTTAAAAAAAATCCCAAGGTATGTAACACAAGGGTTATTCTCCTTTAATCCACAATGTACTCCTGATGGGAAAATACTATTTTGGACTGCCCTTGTGAGAGAAGGGGGCAGGTCCACTCAGAAAATTTGGGCATCAAAACGAGACCAATTTGGGTTTTGGATGGCAGGTGAACAATTGCCATCTCCATTAAACAACCGTTATCCTTCGGCCGTGATTTCTGCTTTGCCAGGTGGGAATGAACTTTTTGTATTTGGAAACTTTGGTGAAGATGAGTTACTCGATCAACTCAAACGTGAGATGACACAAAAATCACAACTGGCTACAAGAGAAGCAGCCAATGCCAAAGAATTCCATATTGTTCTCACTAAATTAGAAAACGAATACAAAGAAAGATCAGAAAAAATCCAAAATAGAGCACCTTTGTATAAAACACGGAAAACCGAAACAGGTTGGTCGTTACCAAGTCCAATCCCTTTTCCAAGTTTTTATAATTGGTATAAAAAGGCAGATAATCCCAACCAACAAGTGTTTGGTGGATCTGCCTTGTCTTCTAGTGGTAGAACTCTGATTTATTCAGCACAACAAAAGAAAAATTTTGGAAAACTCGATTTATATGTAAGTTTACAAAATGAAGCGGGAATTTTTGAAGATGGAATTAACCTAGGAAATACCTTAAACACAGGAGAAGAGGAAATGGCTCCTTTTCTTGCACCTGATGATCGTACCTTGTATTTCTCTTCCTCTGGAAGAAAAGAAGGAATTTCCATTTTTATTGCAAGGAGAAATGGTGATTCTTGGACATCCTGGTCGGAACCACAAGAATTATCACCTAACCTAAGAGGTGTTAACTTTTTTAGTATCCCAGCTGTTGGGAACTGGGCCTATGTATCAAGAGAGGGTGAGTTGTTTATGGCAGCAATCCCACAACATTTCCAACCAGATCCTGTAATGGTGATCAAAGGAAAAGTGGTTGATGAAGAAGGAAAACCACTATCTGCATTTGTCCAATACGAGTCCCTCTTAAAGAAAAAAACCATTGGATCTACTATTAGTGATCCAACCACTGGTGAATTTAGTCTGATTTTACCTTATGATGAAAATTATGGATTTTACGGTGAAAAAGAAGGTTATTTACCTGTCTCACAAAACCTTAATTTGCTGGGAAAAGAAAAGGAAGATAAAGAGAAAACCGTATTACTTGTTTTACCTAAAGTAAGGAAAGGAAATCAAATTGTGATGAACAATTTGTTTTTTGCCTTTCGGTCTGCTGACTTTGCCAAAGAGTCTGAACCGGAACTTGACAGATTGGCAGGAATTTTGAAAAAAACCTCTAATTTAAAGGTACTCATCGAGGGCCATACGGATAATGTTGGTACAAAAGTCGCTAACCAAAAGTTATCCTTGGGACGTGCAAATTCAGTTGCAGTTTATTTAAAGTCTAAACATAAAATAGAAGAGGCGAGGATTTCTGTGGTTGGTCTCGGGCCAAGTACCCCCATTGCAGACAATGCGACGGAAGAAGGCCGAGCGGTGAACCGACGGGTAGTTTTTAAAATTTTGGAAGAGTGA
- a CDS encoding LIC_11485 family protein: MDIKNINIPKVNVDTQKMMGAVDGLVDKIPPQVQDLLKKIAIALFVFFLIMAIYIGWSHGWENAKPQGQQLAQDTRSLFIMEIERDYNRKRKDVRMSDPEDLKYESNRRMQFDFLSERESNGYTHDTIPEEQEFLGKEYDFRNRKSEDTSVPPIYTPSGDGLIPSPIDVQPVSPKDNLEPSQASDDELRMQKMLTRVSELEKKVKEKNEEKNLETLKLPKPTESKEGFGKPRSLERIPKDLR, encoded by the coding sequence GTGGACATTAAGAATATCAATATACCCAAAGTCAATGTAGACACACAAAAAATGATGGGGGCTGTCGATGGTCTCGTGGATAAAATCCCCCCGCAAGTCCAAGATTTACTCAAAAAAATCGCCATCGCTCTTTTTGTTTTTTTTCTGATTATGGCGATTTACATTGGATGGTCCCACGGATGGGAAAATGCCAAACCACAAGGGCAACAGTTAGCACAAGATACACGCAGTTTATTCATCATGGAAATTGAAAGGGATTACAATCGTAAACGGAAAGATGTTCGAATGTCTGACCCTGAAGATTTAAAATATGAATCCAATCGCCGGATGCAATTTGATTTCCTCAGTGAAAGAGAATCAAATGGATACACACACGATACAATCCCCGAAGAACAAGAGTTTTTGGGAAAAGAATATGATTTTAGAAATCGAAAATCAGAAGATACATCTGTACCTCCCATTTACACTCCGTCAGGTGATGGTTTAATCCCTTCTCCTATTGATGTACAACCTGTATCTCCAAAAGATAATTTGGAACCTTCGCAAGCATCTGATGATGAACTTAGGATGCAAAAAATGTTAACTCGTGTATCTGAATTGGAAAAAAAAGTGAAGGAAAAAAACGAAGAGAAAAATTTAGAAACTTTAAAACTGCCTAAACCTACTGAATCAAAAGAGGGTTTTGGAAAACCAAGAAGTTTAGAACGGATTCCAAAAGACCTCCGATGA
- a CDS encoding STAS domain-containing protein, giving the protein MDVQVKDDIRIIKFSGAILKVDSDEIEKELSKLTQGSVKKIILDLTKVHHICSTALGIFVATKRKLKPMNGDIKVIVVDEDLIQLFEITMLDKVFEIFPDLPSAMEGFQLDEEDSH; this is encoded by the coding sequence ATGGATGTTCAAGTCAAGGATGACATAAGGATTATCAAATTTTCTGGAGCCATATTGAAAGTGGATTCTGATGAAATTGAAAAAGAATTGTCAAAACTCACCCAAGGTTCTGTTAAAAAAATCATTTTAGATTTAACGAAAGTTCATCATATATGTTCAACTGCTTTAGGAATTTTTGTCGCCACAAAACGTAAGTTAAAGCCTATGAATGGTGATATTAAAGTAATTGTGGTTGATGAAGATTTAATCCAGTTATTCGAAATCACAATGTTAGATAAAGTTTTTGAAATTTTTCCTGACTTACCTTCTGCAATGGAAGGTTTCCAGTTAGACGAGGAAGATTCCCACTGA
- the ompL47 gene encoding multi-beta-barrel domain surface protein OmpL47, translating into MQAHKYLLAILTIFFAGHISAQVADPKATTSTKDKAIQKTETTSTQAKDGVNKVETTVKDILGDKKEAGASTSDAPALFITSKTSFSLDAKDDSSMIDFIEWKPKNGEYRRFTQPIRISEEGLTEIYYRSVDKVGNAETPKILVVNVDNTAPRVSLVPQEQLFVLDGVPFASKNNTYTIVAEDRQTGVEKVQFSINQEASKVYADPIKLEVGGANTIKYSATDKSGNSSPESSMIITVDDVKPTIEIVPSFPLVDINGKNFQRKGNVFYVNATDKESGVKKILVKIDEEEFKPYVEAIAIETQGDHVIKAMAVDNVGNQSDVVEVKLTVDLTPPTSTIQKASEEPKVEAAPAPQSTTPAK; encoded by the coding sequence ATGCAGGCGCACAAATACCTTTTGGCCATTTTGACAATTTTTTTCGCAGGCCATATCTCAGCACAGGTTGCTGACCCAAAAGCCACTACTTCCACCAAAGACAAGGCAATTCAAAAAACTGAAACCACATCTACACAAGCCAAAGATGGTGTGAACAAAGTTGAGACAACTGTAAAAGACATTTTGGGAGACAAAAAAGAAGCTGGAGCTTCTACAAGTGATGCACCCGCTCTTTTTATCACTAGTAAAACATCGTTTTCTTTAGACGCAAAAGATGATTCTTCTATGATTGATTTCATCGAATGGAAACCAAAAAATGGTGAGTATAGAAGATTTACGCAACCAATCCGTATTTCGGAAGAAGGACTAACTGAGATTTACTACCGTTCCGTTGATAAAGTTGGGAACGCAGAAACTCCAAAAATCCTTGTTGTGAATGTAGACAATACTGCTCCACGTGTGAGCCTTGTTCCACAAGAACAACTGTTTGTTTTAGACGGAGTTCCTTTTGCTTCTAAAAACAACACATACACAATTGTAGCGGAAGACCGCCAAACAGGAGTAGAAAAAGTTCAATTCAGTATCAACCAAGAAGCTTCTAAAGTTTATGCCGATCCAATCAAATTGGAAGTTGGTGGTGCAAATACAATTAAGTATTCTGCAACTGATAAGTCTGGAAACTCTTCTCCAGAATCTTCTATGATCATCACTGTTGACGATGTCAAACCTACAATTGAAATCGTTCCTTCTTTCCCATTAGTGGACATCAATGGAAAAAATTTCCAAAGAAAAGGAAACGTATTCTATGTAAACGCAACTGACAAAGAATCTGGCGTGAAAAAAATCTTAGTTAAAATTGACGAAGAAGAATTCAAACCTTATGTGGAAGCAATTGCAATTGAAACACAAGGGGATCACGTGATCAAAGCTATGGCTGTTGATAATGTTGGAAACCAATCGGATGTAGTCGAAGTAAAACTTACTGTTGACTTAACTCCTCCAACTTCAACAATCCAAAAAGCAAGTGAAGAGCCAAAAGTAGAAGCGGCACCTGCTCCGCAATCTACAACTCCTGCTAAATAA